TTCCAATTGAAGCAGGAGTTGCAATCACTAAATTTCCTGCATAGTTTTTCTTGGGAATATCATTTGTGATTTTTATAGTTTCAGGTAAATCTAATCCTGTTGCTCTAAGAGCTTCGGTAGCATTTTCTACAGCGCCATGAGTATAAATTTCGCCAATCTTAGTGTCTACATTTTTCATAATTCTTTGAGCCTTGCCCAAAGCATATGCAAAAATTACAGAGGTCTTCCCTTCCTCCTTATTCTTCCTCCACCAAGTATTTATTTCTCCGAAAGTCTCATTTTGGGGTTTCCATTGGTAAATAGGTAAGCCAAAAGTAGTTTCCGTTACAAATTCGTGACATTTTACCGACTCAAAAGGAGTTGATAATCCATCATCTTCCAATTTGTAATCACCCGAAACAACTGCAACTTTACCGTTAAACTCTAGTCTGATCTGAGCGGAACCTGGGATATGTCCCGCTGGGTGAAAACTAACTTTGACACCATTAATAGAAATATTGTTATTGTAGTCAATTGTTTCAATTTGAATATCATGCCCTAATCTTTGTTGCATGATATGCTTAGACTGTGGATGCGCTAAATAATAACGATGTCCCGGTCGAGAGTGATCTGCATGTCCGTGGGTGATTAAAGCCTTTTTGACTGGGCGCCAGGGATCAATATAGAATTCTCCCTTTGCACAATAGATTCCCTTATTAGTAAATTGAAGAAGTGAACTCATTTCTATTTAACACCGCCAATCAGTCTTTGTTTTTGTTTACTTTAGCAACAATCCGAAACAATTCATGGATCTCTTCTAGATCTAAAGGCGCAAAAAATGTTGCCATTTTATCATTAATTACTGGTTCAATATTTTGTATCAAGGTGGTGCCTTTAATATTTATGGATATCGCTGAATTTCTTTTATCAAATGATTGCCTAGCTCTATTAATTAAACCCTTATCTACCAGTCTTTGTACTATTCTAGAGATATCTGGGACATTTTCTTTTAATTGAATTTTTACTTCATTAAGGTTCATCGCTTTATCCGATTGCCCTTTTAATATTTTCAATACCTCGAATTGTTGTCGAGTGATGTCAAAAGCCTTTAACTCTCTAGCAATATTGTAGGATAACTTCTGTTGACAGCTTAATAATGTCGAAAAGGTTTGACTAATTAATTTTTGAGAATTTACATTTTCTGGCCAAGCTGACATCCTTTGCTTCGATAAATTGTAATGATTAACCGACTAATAAACTAAAATTAAGGATTAAACTTTAATTTCCGAAAATAATATCGGATAAAACTTGACATTTCATTTCTGTTTCCTCCCATTCTTTTTCTGGCTTTGAATCTTCAGTTATCCCTGCCCCAGCATAAAAAGTGACAGAATGATTACTAATTTGGCAACACCGCAAGTTGACAAATAAATGACTTAAACCCTCTGAATGTACAGGACCTAAAAACCCACTAAAATAACTTCTATTGTGCTTTTCTTGCTTAGTCAAGAAGTCTAACGCAGCCTCTTTTGGCATTCCACAAACTGCTGATGTCGGATGCAGTAATTTTAACATTACAGATCCCAATTCTGGAAAGTTGGTAGTGGAGGTATTAACTTTGAAAGTGGTTTTTAAATGGAGAAGATTTCCCGCTTGAATGGTTTTTGGCCCAATTTCATCAAATTCTCTTAATCTAATTTTCTTGAAGCAATTGATAATATAGCGAGAGACAAATGCTTGTTCTTCAATTTCTTTCTGTGTCCAAGTCGTGTCTGCTATGCTTTTTACCGATTTCGACTGCGTCCCTGCCAAAGCCATGGTTTTAAAATATTCCCCCTTTTGTTCTTCAATTAAAGTTTCTGGGCTAGCTCCAAACCAGAGACCTGTTTTGGCTGAAAATGTCAAGTTTACAAATGCATTAGGATACTTACGACAAGCCTCTACAAAAGCCTGACCTATATTAATATCGTTCTTATGATCAATGCTTTTAACTTTTGAAGGCACCACTTTATAAAATTTTTCCCTCTTTATGTGCTCTATACTTTGCTCCACCATTTTGATATAATCAGATGATGAAGTTGACAGAGTGAATTGGTCTCTGCTTAACAAGGTGAAATCAAATCGGCTGGCTTTATCGATTTTTTCTTCAATTTCTTCTGTGGGTGATTTTCTCCATTCAACAGAGACAAGTTTATCAGTACTGGTTGTAGAAATCTCTAAATCAATTTGTGCTAAAATATCGGCATTGAAATGAACAATTTTATCTATATTGATTTGAAATGGATGCATCAAGAAACCGGAAGAAAGGTCCTCTAGATTTAGATCATTAATATTTTTGGCTCCCGATAAATCACACAAAATCTGAATCTTTGATTCATTAGGAAGTCTATAAATAGCTACTGCAGCATTTAATTGCTGAGCGAAAGCCAAAAACTTATGTAGATGTGCGGCTGCTGTCAGCCTTTTTTGCTTTATGCTTAAAATCTCTCTTTCCAATATTATTTTTTAACCACTGCCATTGTAATACGACTAACACATATCAATTGTTCACGCTCATTCATTATTTCAATATGCCAAACCTGTGTAGTTCGACCAATGTGGACTGGCGTTGTTTTACCATATACCCACCCTTCTTTAATGCCACGTATATGATTGGCGTTTATGTCTAGCCCCACACAATAGAATTTTGCTGGATCAACCATCAGCATTGCAGCCACACTGCCCAAAGTTTCAGCTAAGACCACAGATGCACCACCATGCAATAAGCCATAAGGCTGGTGGGTTCTTTTGTCAACTGGCATTTTGGCCACTAAATAATTATCACCTATTTCAGTAAAACTCATCCCTAATACTTCAGAGATGGTGTTTTTACCTAATTTATTGAGTTCTTCCACACTAGGCTTTTGAAGAAATTTTCTATCCATAGCTATTACACTAAATCTGTTTTGTATTTTCGAGCCGAAAATTACGGATTCAGATTCAATAATGAACAATATTTCCTGAATTTGATTCATTCAGAAATCACAATTATGATTAAAGATATCTATATAGTTCGCCACGGACAAACTGACTTCAATTTAAAAGGAATAGTTCAGGGCAGTGGTGTTGACGCTTCGCTAAATGATACAGGCAGAAAACAAGCTGCGGAATTTTTTAAAGCTTATGGCCATTTCCCTTTTGATAAATTATATATCTCGAATTTGAAAAGGACTTATGAATCGGTAAAAGAATTTATCGATCAAGGACTTTCTTTTGAAAAGCTGTCGGGCTTAAATGAAATCAGTTGGGGCACTCGTGAAGGACAGCCTTTTACGCCTGAGGAAAATAAATATTATTACGCCATGTTGGATAGATGGAAAAATGGAGAAACATCCTTGCCTGTTGAAGGCGGAGAGTCTCCAGATCAGGTGGCGATGCGTCAATTGGATGCTATGAAATATATTATGAGCAAACAGGAAGAGCGTAAAGTGTTGATTTGCATGCATGGTAGAGCAATGCGAATTTTATTGGCTCAGCTATTCAATTATCCACTTTCTGATATGGACATCTTTCAACATTCGAATTTAGCTTTATATCATATCAGAGCAACAAAGAATATGTTTCAGATGGTGAAGTATAATGATAAAGGGCATTTGAGTGCTGGTATTTAAAGAATGATAAAACAAGTTTATAAAGGCAAGGAGAAACTAAACTTCTATTCTTTTTACTTCTTCTCAATTTCTTTTCTCCTATAATGAGCAATGGTAGCTAATTAATTAAATGATATCCTCGGTCGGTGGCTTACCGACCAAAAGCACCTAGCTGGAATAGGTGGTCGGTTTGCCACCGACCTTGGAAACTGGAATGCTATTTATTTAAGATATAAGCCATATCTTTTACTGAAATCCTAAAAAATAACCAAGGTTATTTTTCTTTGTGTTCTCTTGTCTCTTTTATGGTGGAAATATGCTGCCGATTGTACCTGCTCACAAGCATTATTATTTAATCACAAAAGATTCAAAAGAAAACAAAGGTTTTTCGCTAAAGCGAAAATCGCATTTAGGAAATTTCCTTAACGTAATAACAATCAGGGGGCTACAAGGGGGTGATGCGATCTGCATTTAAAAAAAAGTTATACGTCTTAATGTTCGATTTTCAAACCATAAATACTTGAAAACTAAAAAACCAACAATCCTCCAATAAAAATCAAACTACCTAAAATCAAAGCAAATAGACTGTAAGGCAGGATATCTTTAGCTTTCAGTTGTGTTATCCCCAATAGAGGCAAGGCCCAAAATGGCTGCAGCATATTGGTAATCTGGTCGCCATAAGACAGTGCCATTACTATTTTGGGAATGGGAATGTTTAAAGCTTGTGCTGCTTCTACCACAATTGGACCTTGCACAGCCCATTGTCCGCCACCAGAAGGGACGAAAAAATTCACTAAGCCAGCACTGAAAAAAGTTAAAATTGGAAATGATGTAGCTGTAGATATAGAAACAAAAAAATCGGATATTAAAATCACCAAGCCGGAATATTTCATGATTCCCATTATTCCAGAGTAAAGAGGAAACTGAATTACGATTCCACTCACTCCTTGAATACCAGAATTCACAGCTGACATAAATTTTGCTAGGCTGCCATGAAGTAAAATCCCAAAAGTAAGGAATAGAAAATTGACAAAATTCAAATCCATAAATGCCTGATTGGATTGCAATTTGTCTACTGCAAATAATAGAGCACTTATGAGCATCACTCCACCTAAAGCATAAGCTATCCAAGCCTTGTTTTCACTGTCATTTGATTGGCTCTCTTTAACTTTTTCTTCTGTATAAGTTAGTATTGATTGATAATCAGAGTTTGACTTAAAATATTTCCCTAATAGGTAGAACAAAGCTGGCACGGCAATCAAAATCACAAAACTTATGATAATATTCATAGTAGAAAACAGCGTTTCGGAAATACTGATGACCCCTATTTTATCTACTAAAAAATGCTTTGCTTCTGCTACTTTCAAGGGTGCAGAAGCTGACAATCCACCATGCCAAACCATCATTCCTGAATAACCCGCAGCACCTAATATTCCATAGTTGAAGGATTTATTTTGCGCTGTGAAATTCTCGCCAATTCTTCTACTCAATATGGCACCAAAAACCAGGCATAGCCCCCAGTTTAGAAAACTCATGATAATGGTGAAAAAACTAATTAAAAATCCTGCCTGTGCAGTGTTTTTGGGAATAGAAGCAATTTTGTGAATAATTCTGGAAAAGAAAGGTGTCAGGGCAAGCGTATGGCCTAAAAGTAGAATGAGTACCATTTGCATGGTAAAAGCCAATAACTCCCAAAATCCTGTTTGCCAATAACCTAAAATGCTTTGCGATTGCTCCAGTACATTCCCCTCTTGAGCTGTAAATAACAAAGCAAGAAAAAATGTAATTCCGCTTAATAGAATTGCTATCACAAAGGGTGAAGGAAGAAATCGTTCTACTAGCTTAATATAGGATGTGGAAAAAGACATTTAGCAGTTTTCTTGAAAATTACACGCCTAGATCTAATTGTCCAAAAATGTAGCCTTGAATTAATTTAAATCTGAAAGAAATTCTAAAGTATCCACTCCATCCGCATAGTCCCATAGCTCTGGCTGTTGTGCTTTTCCTGGTTCTATTTCAGCGCCCTGTTGTACTACGCATTGGATTTGCTCTTTTTGTTTTGAGAGCTTTTCTTCTAATTCCTTATCGCTCTTGTAAAATTCATAAAACAGTACTGATATGGGAGAAACTAAAGCTTCGTCCTCTTTCATCAGGAAAAAACCTGAGTCTAAATGGGGCTCGTCATTTACTAAATAGATTGATTTATTGTAATCATAATTATTTACCCATTTATGATGATCTGCCACCCATTTAAAGCCTTCTAAAGCCTTGATGAATGGAGAAAAATCAAATCCTTCGGGTACTAGTAGCTTACTTACATTTCGACATCCCAGACCATAATATTGAAAAATATCTTTACCCAAAGCTTGAATTTCTTCTTCAGAGTCCTTTCCTGTTAAAACGGCTACTGAGCTTCTGTTTTTGCGGATTATATTAGGGTATTTACCAAAATATTGCTCAAAATATCTCGCAGAATTATTACTACCTGTTGCTATCACGGCATCAAAACCACCAATAGTCTCTTGAGTCAGTTCAATCTTATTTTCAAATTCTGGATTGATAGCCACTAACTTTTCAACAATTTCTTTCAATAGATATGGATCCTGAGAACTTAATTTGGCAATAACACTATGTCCTGAAATCAATACGGATAAGAAATCGTGAAAACCAACAAGTGGAATATTTCCCGCCATGATAACGGCTATCTTTTTAGAACTTTCTTCAGCTAAATCATATTTTTCTATCCATTGCTCTAGTTTTTCAGTCTCTAACATCCTACCTAAAGCCTTAACTGCATGCACTACATTTTCACGAGTAAACCAGTTATTATGGGCTGTTGCTCGGAAATACCATTCATCCAATTCGGATTCACTCATATTTCGTAATTGTTCTCCTAAAGTCTTAAAGGCTTCTAATCTCACTGATAAATTCATGGATACTAAAGATTTGAATATTGAAATGCAAAATTACAGGTTTTGAGTTAGAATTGAAACATTATGTTGAAAGTAGGAAGTCAGATGTTTTCTAAATTCAAGATGCTATCAAGTGAAAGAATCTACAATGTAACCTATAAGTGTAAGGGAGGTTAAATCATATGAACTAAAACGTAAAAATACAACTATGGCAATTAAAAGAAAAGTAACAGCAAATTGGAAAGGTACTGCAACAGATGGAAAAGGACATTTAAGCAGTTCCAATAAGTTTTTTGACAATACGCCTTATTCCTTTAAAGGTAGATTTGAAAATGAAGATGGAACTTTAGGAACAAACCCTGAAGAATTGATAGCAGCTGCGCATTCGGGCTGTTATGCTATGGCATTAAGTGTGGCTATTTCACAAGCAGGTCATACACCTGATGAAATTGACGCTCAGGCAGAAGTGGTTTTAGATAAAGAAGGAGAGGGCTTTGCCATTAAAGAGATTAAATTGACCGTAAAAGGTAAAGTTAGTGGTTTGTCCGAAAAAGAATTTTTAGAAATGGCAGAAGGCGCTAAAGAAGGATGCCCTATTTCAAAAGCATTAAGTGCTGTGCCTATTTCATTGAATGCAAGCTTTGAATCATAATTCAAAAGGCATGGCTTAAGGTCATGCCTTCTTTTTTATTACCCGACTGGTTCATCTAATAAATAGAAGTCAATAAATTCTCTTACACAACCTTTTCCGCCCTTGGTATCTAGAACTAAATCCACGGTTTCTTTCACTCTTAAAACTGCATCAGCAGGACAAGCAGAAAAACCTACTGCTTTCATGACCGCTAAGTCGTTGATGTCATCGCCTATAATGGCGACTTCAGATAGTTTAATGTCTAGTTTTTCGCACCAATCTAAAAGGATATCAATTTTAGGCTCGCTTCCTACATAAAGGTTTTTGATATTCAGCATTTCAGCACGGACTTTCACCATCTTGATTTTATGAGCGGAAGAAATAATACCCGTTTGAATGCCAAACTTCTCCAGGGCTTTTATAGCCATTCCATCTTTGGCATTGTATTTTTTGAACTGATCGCCATTTTCAGTAAAGAACATTCCCGCATCAGTCATAACACCGTCCACATCCAAAATCAAAAGTTTAATGTCCTCAATTTTAGATTTATCAACAAACATTGGTCTACAGAGCATATTAGCATAATCTAATTCACTTTCAGCACAAAAAAGTTTAAAATCACCTAGAGAAAGTTGATCCAATCTTTGAATGTTAAAACCATCTAAAAAATCAGCCATTGACTTTTTTTCTCTGGCTAGATACGCTTCAATATTTCTTTTCAGTAAATCCATTGGTGTTATTTATTCAAGTCCGTAAAAGTACTAATTCTTATTGGGTTTCTATTTTAGATGTTAAATAGAATGAAAATGTTAGTCCGTAAGATTCCAGTTCTCTATTATTACTTCTGCTGATATATCTCCAATAAAGAGTTGATACTGTCGAACCAATTGTGCTTTATACATGGCACTGCCGGGAATGAATTCAATATTATTTTCTTCACAATAGCTCTTTAAGAAATTGGGTTTGTTATCCTTTTCGGGCATATTGTGACAGAAAAGCATTTTACAATTGTTTAGCAATTCGGAAAAGCCTTTTGCGTCTAAGAAATTAGGCTGTGATGAGATAGGAGTCGCATCTACTATCAGATCATAAGGTGCTGATATTTCATCATCTTTAATTCCTAAGTCCTCTTTCTTAGCATTCACTTTTTCAGGACTTCTTCCCGTCAACACTACCCTCAAGCCCAAGTCTTTCAAGATGTGGTAAGCTACTCCCGATACTCCGCCATTTCCATATATCGCTGCTGTTTTAATGGAATGCGCAGTTGATTTTAAAGCATTTTCTAAAGCCGTTTTCAATCCGATCGCATCCGTATTGAATCCATGCAGTTTGCCATTTTCATTCACTACGGTGTTAACGGCTAAGGTTTTTTTCGCAATTGGCTCTACTTCATCCAAAAAGGGAATAATCTTGGATTTAAGTCCGTCTTTACCAGTGACTGCGCCACCTCTTGAGATCGGTGAACGCAAGAGGTCAGCATAGTCTTTTGCTGCGATTTCGTGAGGAAAAGTGAAATACAGCAGATTAAGTTCTAATTTCTGAAGTGCTGAATTATGTCTTTCAATAGAGCTGGCACTTCCTGATGTAGAGAAAATGAATTTTGAATGGGGCGTTAATGATACTTTAAATCTTTGTTCTGACATGCTGTTTTACTTAAAAAGTGATTTCCTTCATTGCTGATACAAATTTGTTTATGAATCCACTTTTTGTTTTTTCACTTAACAGATCTAAAGATAAGAATGGATTTAAATCTTCTAATTCTACCAATAATAGGCGTCCATCTCTCACTTTGCAGGCATCTACCCTTTGAATTCCTCTTTCCATATTATTCCAATCGATGAAACTCTGAGCAAATTCTAAATCCCCATTTGAAGGCTCATAGACTTTTAATTCCCATCTTTTACTTTTATCTGGTGCGTATAAGGCATATTGAAATTCATTATTGATGAAATAAAAGGAAACCTCATATTCAAAATTAATAAACGGCTGGATAAGCTTACTATTCAAATCGGCTTTACTTAATTCCTCTTGAGTCACTTTTTCCATACCAATAGAATCTGCTCCATTTTTAAGCTTGATGATATACTGTGGAGATGGTGGAAGTGAATTCAAATCAGCGATCTTGTCAACGGTAGGAATAACTGGGAAATTTATTGAAAATAAATCAAGCAAATATTGCTTCCCTTTCATATCAGCTTTTCCATCAAATGAATTGAAAGTTGGAATTCCTTTTTGCTTTACTGCTTCTACAAATTCATTGAAATAGTCTTGATAGTAGGCCACTGGTCCTGTATTTCTGAACACGATAAAATCAGCTTTAGCCAAAAAGGCTAATGCCTGCTGCGGATTGCCAATTAAGATATTGAAATGTGCTTGCAGTTGAGAAGTGATGTATAGATCTTCTTCATAGTAATTTCTGCCTTTGGCTGGGTAGTAAAGGTCTGAGAGATATAATAAGGTCGATTTTTTGGACATCTTGTTTGAACTTCACATTACTACTTTAAACTAACTTTAAATTTATTAAAAAATCGGATCATAATTAAAAAGAGGAAGTAAGAATAAAACCATGCTGCAAAAAGCGTTCATTTTCATACCCAAAATAATAATTAAGTCGAATTGGTAAAAAGGAAGATGTTAATCCAACACCTAGCTCAAGCAATCTGGGACTCTCTGCTGTTTGTAAATAATTAGCCATGAAATAAGACTTAAGTCCAATTTTCTTCAAGAGTGGTACACGTCCCAAAATAGCACCATCAAAATCATGCTCGAAATTGGCTCCTACAAAATACTCTGAGGTACTATGTTGATAATAGTCAAGTAATTGGAATGCTAAGCCAAATTGCCGTTGATTTTGAGAAATGAAAATTTGGTTACCCATAAAATGGAAAAAGTCGATAGGAGTCAAATTACTTCCTGTTAAATACTGTCCGTAACTGACGCTGATTTTGCTAAAACCTACAGAATTCAAACTCCATCCATCTGACACATTTCCCCAGAATCTGCTATACTCGGTATCCAGCACTCCTACATCAAAACCAATTGTGAAAACTGGATATTTAGACGACAGAGGGAGTTTCCTGCCATTTACTAAATCAAATTTCCTTTTTGGTTGATAAGAGAGCAAAAGACTACTTTTTAATAAATCATTTTGTTCAAAGGAGCGATATTGTCCTTGAATGAGCGCTTGGTTTGGACTGAATTCCCTAGCTTCTTCCTCTTCATCATACCAATTGAAATCAGAATTATTTTCTAAAGGATGCCTTTTATTAAATGAAGTTCCAAGTGTTATATCTAATCCATTTACAATCTCCCTTCTCCATTCTAAGGAAATAAAATCATTCCTGTAAAGCTTTTGGAAATTTTGCTTTTCAAATACAGTATATAACATGTTCAAATAATCGGTTATCAAAGGCCTTCCTGATATTTGATTTATATAGTTTCCGCCTTCCAATTCAATAAAACTGATATTTGCAGGATTCAATTCATA
This is a stretch of genomic DNA from Marivirga harenae. It encodes these proteins:
- a CDS encoding ligase-associated DNA damage response exonuclease is translated as MSSLLQFTNKGIYCAKGEFYIDPWRPVKKALITHGHADHSRPGHRYYLAHPQSKHIMQQRLGHDIQIETIDYNNNISINGVKVSFHPAGHIPGSAQIRLEFNGKVAVVSGDYKLEDDGLSTPFESVKCHEFVTETTFGLPIYQWKPQNETFGEINTWWRKNKEEGKTSVIFAYALGKAQRIMKNVDTKIGEIYTHGAVENATEALRATGLDLPETIKITNDIPKKNYAGNLVIATPASIGTPWMKKLAPYSTGIASGWMMLRGTRRRKAADRGFVLSDHADWNGLLEAVKLSEAQTVYSTHGYSNVFTKYLKEEKGLNAIRLNSQIEGESLDSEL
- a CDS encoding short-chain fatty acid transporter, encoding MSFSTSYIKLVERFLPSPFVIAILLSGITFFLALLFTAQEGNVLEQSQSILGYWQTGFWELLAFTMQMVLILLLGHTLALTPFFSRIIHKIASIPKNTAQAGFLISFFTIIMSFLNWGLCLVFGAILSRRIGENFTAQNKSFNYGILGAAGYSGMMVWHGGLSASAPLKVAEAKHFLVDKIGVISISETLFSTMNIIISFVILIAVPALFYLLGKYFKSNSDYQSILTYTEEKVKESQSNDSENKAWIAYALGGVMLISALLFAVDKLQSNQAFMDLNFVNFLFLTFGILLHGSLAKFMSAVNSGIQGVSGIVIQFPLYSGIMGIMKYSGLVILISDFFVSISTATSFPILTFFSAGLVNFFVPSGGGQWAVQGPIVVEAAQALNIPIPKIVMALSYGDQITNMLQPFWALPLLGITQLKAKDILPYSLFALILGSLIFIGGLLVF
- a CDS encoding acyl-CoA reductase gives rise to the protein MNLSVRLEAFKTLGEQLRNMSESELDEWYFRATAHNNWFTRENVVHAVKALGRMLETEKLEQWIEKYDLAEESSKKIAVIMAGNIPLVGFHDFLSVLISGHSVIAKLSSQDPYLLKEIVEKLVAINPEFENKIELTQETIGGFDAVIATGSNNSARYFEQYFGKYPNIIRKNRSSVAVLTGKDSEEEIQALGKDIFQYYGLGCRNVSKLLVPEGFDFSPFIKALEGFKWVADHHKWVNNYDYNKSIYLVNDEPHLDSGFFLMKEDEALVSPISVLFYEFYKSDKELEEKLSKQKEQIQCVVQQGAEIEPGKAQQPELWDYADGVDTLEFLSDLN
- a CDS encoding histidine phosphatase family protein, with protein sequence MIKDIYIVRHGQTDFNLKGIVQGSGVDASLNDTGRKQAAEFFKAYGHFPFDKLYISNLKRTYESVKEFIDQGLSFEKLSGLNEISWGTREGQPFTPEENKYYYAMLDRWKNGETSLPVEGGESPDQVAMRQLDAMKYIMSKQEERKVLICMHGRAMRILLAQLFNYPLSDMDIFQHSNLALYHIRATKNMFQMVKYNDKGHLSAGI
- a CDS encoding shikimate dehydrogenase family protein, with product MSEQRFKVSLTPHSKFIFSTSGSASSIERHNSALQKLELNLLYFTFPHEIAAKDYADLLRSPISRGGAVTGKDGLKSKIIPFLDEVEPIAKKTLAVNTVVNENGKLHGFNTDAIGLKTALENALKSTAHSIKTAAIYGNGGVSGVAYHILKDLGLRVVLTGRSPEKVNAKKEDLGIKDDEISAPYDLIVDATPISSQPNFLDAKGFSELLNNCKMLFCHNMPEKDNKPNFLKSYCEENNIEFIPGSAMYKAQLVRQYQLFIGDISAEVIIENWNLTD
- a CDS encoding chorismate-binding protein, which produces MEREILSIKQKRLTAAAHLHKFLAFAQQLNAAVAIYRLPNESKIQILCDLSGAKNINDLNLEDLSSGFLMHPFQINIDKIVHFNADILAQIDLEISTTSTDKLVSVEWRKSPTEEIEEKIDKASRFDFTLLSRDQFTLSTSSSDYIKMVEQSIEHIKREKFYKVVPSKVKSIDHKNDINIGQAFVEACRKYPNAFVNLTFSAKTGLWFGASPETLIEEQKGEYFKTMALAGTQSKSVKSIADTTWTQKEIEEQAFVSRYIINCFKKIRLREFDEIGPKTIQAGNLLHLKTTFKVNTSTTNFPELGSVMLKLLHPTSAVCGMPKEAALDFLTKQEKHNRSYFSGFLGPVHSEGLSHLFVNLRCCQISNHSVTFYAGAGITEDSKPEKEWEETEMKCQVLSDIIFGN
- a CDS encoding MarR family winged helix-turn-helix transcriptional regulator, with the translated sequence MSAWPENVNSQKLISQTFSTLLSCQQKLSYNIARELKAFDITRQQFEVLKILKGQSDKAMNLNEVKIQLKENVPDISRIVQRLVDKGLINRARQSFDKRNSAISINIKGTTLIQNIEPVINDKMATFFAPLDLEEIHELFRIVAKVNKNKD
- a CDS encoding hotdog fold thioesterase, which translates into the protein MNQIQEILFIIESESVIFGSKIQNRFSVIAMDRKFLQKPSVEELNKLGKNTISEVLGMSFTEIGDNYLVAKMPVDKRTHQPYGLLHGGASVVLAETLGSVAAMLMVDPAKFYCVGLDINANHIRGIKEGWVYGKTTPVHIGRTTQVWHIEIMNEREQLICVSRITMAVVKK
- a CDS encoding OsmC family protein, coding for MAIKRKVTANWKGTATDGKGHLSSSNKFFDNTPYSFKGRFENEDGTLGTNPEELIAAAHSGCYAMALSVAISQAGHTPDEIDAQAEVVLDKEGEGFAIKEIKLTVKGKVSGLSEKEFLEMAEGAKEGCPISKALSAVPISLNASFES
- a CDS encoding KdsC family phosphatase; protein product: MDLLKRNIEAYLAREKKSMADFLDGFNIQRLDQLSLGDFKLFCAESELDYANMLCRPMFVDKSKIEDIKLLILDVDGVMTDAGMFFTENGDQFKKYNAKDGMAIKALEKFGIQTGIISSAHKIKMVKVRAEMLNIKNLYVGSEPKIDILLDWCEKLDIKLSEVAIIGDDINDLAVMKAVGFSACPADAVLRVKETVDLVLDTKGGKGCVREFIDFYLLDEPVG